A single Sodalis-like secondary symbiont of Drepanosiphum platanoidis DNA region contains:
- the rpsL gene encoding 30S ribosomal protein S12 translates to MTTVNQLVRKPRKTKIIKSNVSALGKCPQKRGVCIKVYTTTPKKPNSALRKVCRVRLTNGFEVTSYIGGEGHNLQEHSVVLIRGGRVKDLPGVRYHTIRGALDCSGVKDRKNGRSKYGVKKQKT, encoded by the coding sequence ATGACAACTGTAAATCAACTTGTAAGAAAACCTCGTAAAACAAAAATTATTAAAAGTAATGTATCAGCTTTAGGTAAATGTCCTCAAAAAAGAGGTGTTTGTATTAAAGTTTATACAACTACACCAAAAAAACCAAACTCTGCTTTAAGAAAAGTTTGTCGTGTTCGTTTAACAAATGGATTTGAAGTAACATCTTATATTGGAGGAGAAGGACATAATTTACAAGAACATTCTGTTGTATTAATTAGAGGTGGTAGAGTTAAAGATTTACCAGGAGTTAGATATCATACAATTAGAGGTGCATTAGATTGTTCTGGAGTTAAAGATAGAAAAAATGGACGTTCTAAATATGGAGTTAAAAAACAAAAAACTTAA
- the fusA gene encoding elongation factor G, whose protein sequence is MSRITPIVRYRNIGISAHIDAGKTTTTERILFYTGVNHKIGEVHHGLATMDWMEQEQERGITITSAATTCFWSGMSNQFNKYRINIIDTPGHVDFTIEVERSMSILDGVVMVYCAVGGVQPQSETVWRQANKYNIPRIAFINKMDRIGANYFNVIKQLKNRLLSNPVAIQIPIGSEDKFVGIIDLIKMKAIYWNKKDQGLTFSYDEIPNHLINLSKKWHQYIIESAAESSEKLMDKYLNNEILTEKEIKNGLRKLVLNNKIILVTCGSAFKNKGIQSMLDAVIEYLPSPIDIPPIQGISKDKKTPIKRLSDDKEPFSALVFKIASDPFVGNLTFFRVYSGVIKSGDKIINAIKEKKERFGRIVQMHANKRDEIKEVRAGDIAAAIGLKDVTTGDTLCDPNAYIILESMDFPEPVISVSVEPKTKVDQEKMSLSLNRLAQEDPSFKVWTDIESGQTIIAGMGELHLEILIDRMKREFNVEANVGKPQVAYRETIRNSIENEGKFIRQSGGRGQYGHIWLRIEPIEPGGNGYEFVNKIVGGVVPKEYIPAIEKGIKDQLKSGVLAGYPIVDVRVSAFDGSYHEVDSSEIAFKIAASIAFREGFMKANPVILEPIMSVEVETPERYMGDVIGDLNRRRGIIDGMEDIPTGKKIRSKVPLSEMFGYATDLRSQTQGRASYSMEFLKYNEAPKNISQNIIDNKKI, encoded by the coding sequence ATGTCTCGAATCACACCTATTGTTCGATACCGAAATATTGGAATTAGTGCTCATATTGATGCTGGAAAAACAACTACTACAGAAAGAATTCTTTTTTATACTGGGGTAAATCATAAAATAGGTGAAGTTCATCATGGATTAGCTACTATGGATTGGATGGAACAAGAACAAGAACGTGGAATAACTATAACTTCTGCAGCTACTACTTGTTTTTGGTCTGGTATGTCAAATCAATTTAATAAATATAGAATTAATATTATTGATACTCCTGGACATGTAGATTTTACTATTGAAGTAGAAAGATCTATGTCTATATTAGATGGTGTAGTTATGGTGTATTGTGCAGTAGGTGGAGTTCAACCTCAATCTGAAACTGTATGGAGACAAGCAAATAAATATAATATACCTAGAATTGCTTTTATAAATAAAATGGATCGTATTGGAGCAAATTATTTTAATGTAATAAAACAATTAAAAAATCGTTTATTATCTAATCCTGTTGCAATTCAAATACCAATAGGTTCTGAAGATAAATTTGTAGGAATAATTGATTTAATCAAAATGAAAGCAATTTATTGGAATAAAAAAGATCAAGGACTTACATTTTCATATGATGAAATTCCAAATCATTTAATAAATTTATCTAAAAAATGGCATCAATATATAATTGAATCTGCAGCAGAATCATCAGAAAAATTAATGGATAAATATTTAAATAATGAAATTTTAACTGAAAAAGAAATAAAAAATGGATTAAGAAAACTTGTATTAAATAATAAAATTATTCTAGTAACTTGTGGTTCTGCTTTTAAAAATAAAGGAATTCAATCTATGCTTGACGCAGTTATTGAATATTTACCATCTCCAATAGATATACCTCCAATACAAGGAATATCTAAAGATAAAAAAACACCTATAAAAAGATTATCTGATGATAAAGAACCATTTTCTGCATTAGTATTTAAAATAGCATCAGATCCTTTCGTAGGAAATTTAACTTTTTTTCGTGTATATTCAGGTGTAATAAAATCTGGAGATAAAATTATTAATGCAATAAAAGAAAAAAAAGAAAGATTTGGTAGAATTGTACAAATGCATGCTAATAAAAGAGATGAAATAAAAGAAGTTAGAGCTGGAGATATTGCTGCTGCAATAGGATTAAAAGATGTTACTACTGGAGATACATTATGTGATCCTAATGCATATATTATATTAGAATCAATGGATTTTCCAGAACCTGTTATATCTGTTTCTGTTGAACCAAAAACAAAAGTTGATCAAGAAAAAATGAGTTTATCTTTAAATAGATTAGCTCAAGAAGATCCTTCATTTAAAGTTTGGACAGATATTGAATCTGGACAAACAATTATTGCTGGAATGGGAGAATTACATCTTGAAATATTAATTGATCGTATGAAAAGAGAATTTAATGTAGAAGCAAATGTAGGAAAACCACAAGTAGCTTATAGAGAAACAATAAGAAATTCAATTGAAAATGAAGGTAAATTTATTCGTCAATCTGGAGGTAGAGGACAATACGGACATATTTGGTTACGTATTGAACCAATAGAACCTGGTGGAAATGGATATGAATTTGTAAATAAAATTGTTGGAGGAGTAGTTCCTAAAGAATATATTCCAGCTATAGAAAAAGGAATAAAAGATCAACTTAAAAGTGGAGTTTTAGCTGGATATCCAATAGTTGATGTTAGAGTATCAGCTTTTGATGGATCTTATCATGAAGTAGATTCTTCAGAAATAGCATTTAAAATAGCTGCTTCTATAGCTTTTAGAGAAGGTTTTATGAAAGCAAATCCAGTTATTTTAGAACCTATTATGAGTGTAGAAGTAGAAACCCCTGAACGTTATATGGGTGATGTTATCGGAGATTTAAATCGTAGAAGAGGAATTATTGATGGAATGGAAGATATACCTACAGGAAAAAAAATTCGTTCTAAAGTTCCATTATCTGAAATGTTTGGATATGCAACAGATTTAAGATCTCAAACTCAAGGAAGAGCATCTTATTCTATGGAATTTTTAAAGTATAATGAAGCACCTAAAAATATTTCACAAAATATTATAGATAATAAAAAAATATAA
- the rpsG gene encoding 30S ribosomal protein S7 → MPRRRIISQRKILPDPKFGSEILSKFINILMINGKKSIAEFITYNALDFLIKKSKKNHLESFETALENVRPIVEVKSRRVGGSTYQVPVEVRLVRRNALAMRWIIYAARKRSDKSMSLRLANELYDAIKNKGLAVKKREDVHKMAEANKAFAHYRW, encoded by the coding sequence ATGCCTAGACGTCGAATTATTAGTCAAAGAAAAATATTACCAGATCCAAAATTTGGTTCAGAGATTTTATCTAAATTTATTAATATTCTTATGATTAATGGAAAAAAATCTATTGCAGAATTTATTACATATAATGCATTAGATTTTCTTATTAAAAAATCTAAAAAAAATCATTTAGAATCTTTTGAAACTGCTCTTGAAAATGTTCGTCCAATAGTTGAAGTTAAATCTAGAAGAGTTGGAGGATCTACATATCAAGTACCAGTAGAAGTTAGATTAGTAAGAAGAAATGCTTTAGCTATGAGATGGATCATATATGCTGCTAGAAAAAGATCTGATAAATCAATGTCTCTTCGTCTTGCTAATGAATTATATGATGCTATAAAAAATAAAGGATTGGCTGTTAAAAAAAGAGAAGATGTTCATAAAATGGCAGAAGCTAATAAAGCATTTGCACATTATAGATGGTAA